The Sinorhizobium meliloti genome includes a window with the following:
- a CDS encoding DUF6481 family protein, giving the protein MRHPSDNGFAERRNAAADAKRQLLTKFASAPKPTDPEMREKLAAREAASRARDARRAEREALKTAENERILAEAAASAAAAEAEQRAEAEARQAEIANRVSRVVADEAARKAERDRRYAARKARRA; this is encoded by the coding sequence TTGAGACACCCGAGCGACAACGGCTTTGCCGAACGACGCAATGCCGCAGCAGATGCAAAGCGTCAGCTCCTGACAAAATTTGCATCCGCTCCCAAGCCGACCGACCCTGAAATGCGGGAAAAACTGGCTGCTCGTGAAGCGGCTAGCCGTGCCAGGGATGCCCGCCGTGCCGAGCGCGAAGCGCTGAAGACCGCCGAGAACGAGCGAATCCTGGCAGAAGCCGCTGCGTCGGCCGCGGCCGCCGAGGCCGAGCAAAGGGCTGAAGCCGAAGCCCGCCAGGCAGAAATCGCCAATCGGGTCTCGCGCGTCGTGGCGGACGAGGCGGCCCGCAAGGCAGAGCGTGATCGCCGTTACGCCGCCCGCAAGGCCCGTAGGGCGTAA
- a CDS encoding cold-shock protein: MTTGTVKWFNSTKGFGFIAPDDGSADVFVHISAVERAGMNSIVEGQKLGFELERDNKSGKMSAGQLRAA; encoded by the coding sequence ATGACCACTGGCACAGTTAAATGGTTCAATTCCACCAAGGGCTTCGGTTTCATCGCGCCTGACGACGGCAGCGCCGATGTGTTCGTTCACATCTCTGCTGTTGAACGCGCCGGCATGAATTCGATTGTCGAAGGTCAGAAGCTCGGCTTTGAGCTCGAGCGCGACAATAAGTCGGGCAAGATGTCCGCAGGCCAGCTGCGCGCTGCCTGA
- a CDS encoding co-chaperone GroES — translation MTFRPLLDRVVIRRAEGNTQSKGGIIIPDTAKEKPQEGEVIAVGPGSRDESGKLIPLDVKIGDTILFGKWSGTEVKIDGEDLLIMKESDIMGIVANTVPTAANAA, via the coding sequence ATGACATTCCGCCCGCTCCTCGACCGCGTCGTCATCCGACGCGCCGAAGGTAACACTCAATCCAAGGGCGGGATCATCATCCCCGACACCGCCAAGGAAAAGCCCCAAGAGGGCGAAGTGATCGCCGTCGGTCCCGGCTCCCGTGACGAAAGCGGAAAGCTTATCCCGCTCGACGTCAAGATCGGCGACACGATCCTGTTCGGTAAATGGTCCGGAACAGAGGTCAAGATCGATGGCGAAGACCTACTGATCATGAAGGAATCCGACATCATGGGCATCGTCGCGAACACCGTTCCGACCGCCGCCAATGCTGCCTGA
- the groL gene encoding chaperonin GroEL (60 kDa chaperone family; promotes refolding of misfolded polypeptides especially under stressful conditions; forms two stacked rings of heptamers to form a barrel-shaped 14mer; ends can be capped by GroES; misfolded proteins enter the barrel where they are refolded when GroES binds) → MSAKQIVFSTDARDRLLRGVELLNNAVKVTLGPKGRNVVIDKSYGAPRITKDGVSVAKEIELEDKFENMGAQMVRAVASKTNDLAGDGTTTATVLAASIFREGAKLVSVGMNPMDLKRGIDLGVAAVLAEIKARATKVISSSEIAQVGTIAANGDAGVGEMIARAMEKVGNEGVITVEEARTADTELDVVEGMQFDRGYLSPYFVTNAEKMRVELEDPYILIHEKKLGSLQAMLPILEAAVQSGKPLLIISEDVEGEVLATLVVNRLRGGLKIAAVKTPGFGDRRKAMLEDIAVLTAGQMISEDLGIKLENVTLDMLGRARRVLIEKDTTTIIDGSGDKASIQARVSQIKAQIEETASDYDKEKLQERLAKLAGGVAVIRVGGATELEVKEKKDRIDDALNATRAAVEEGIVPGGGVALLRAKSALVGLTDDNADVTAGISIVRRALEAPIRQIADNAGVEGSIVVGKLVDGRDHNQGFDAQTETYVDMIKAGIVDPAKVVRTALRDAGSIASLLITAEAMIADIPERGSPQSTGNGAVDSMGY, encoded by the coding sequence ATGTCCGCCAAACAAATAGTCTTCTCCACTGACGCCCGCGATCGCCTGCTTCGCGGCGTGGAATTGCTCAACAATGCCGTCAAGGTGACACTCGGCCCAAAGGGCCGCAATGTCGTTATCGACAAGTCCTATGGCGCTCCACGCATTACCAAAGACGGCGTCTCTGTCGCCAAGGAAATCGAACTTGAAGACAAGTTCGAAAATATGGGTGCGCAGATGGTGCGCGCGGTAGCCTCGAAGACCAATGACCTTGCCGGCGACGGCACCACGACGGCGACCGTGCTCGCCGCGTCCATCTTTCGCGAAGGCGCCAAGCTGGTTTCGGTGGGCATGAACCCAATGGACCTAAAGCGCGGCATCGATCTTGGGGTTGCCGCTGTCCTCGCGGAAATCAAGGCGCGCGCGACGAAGGTCATCTCGTCGAGCGAGATCGCTCAGGTCGGCACGATCGCCGCCAATGGCGACGCCGGCGTCGGCGAGATGATCGCAAGGGCGATGGAGAAGGTTGGCAACGAGGGTGTCATTACCGTCGAAGAGGCCAGGACGGCCGATACCGAACTCGACGTCGTCGAGGGCATGCAGTTCGACCGCGGTTATCTCTCGCCGTATTTCGTGACCAATGCCGAGAAGATGCGCGTGGAACTGGAGGATCCCTACATCCTCATTCACGAGAAGAAGCTCGGCAGCCTGCAGGCTATGCTGCCTATCCTGGAGGCCGCGGTGCAGAGCGGGAAACCGTTGCTGATCATCTCCGAAGACGTCGAAGGCGAAGTGCTGGCGACGCTCGTCGTCAACAGGCTGCGAGGTGGCCTGAAGATCGCGGCAGTCAAGACGCCAGGTTTCGGCGACCGCCGCAAGGCCATGCTGGAAGACATTGCCGTTTTGACGGCCGGCCAGATGATCTCCGAGGATCTCGGCATCAAGCTTGAGAATGTCACGCTCGATATGCTTGGCCGCGCCAGGCGGGTGCTGATCGAGAAAGACACGACCACAATCATCGACGGCTCCGGCGACAAAGCCTCCATTCAGGCGCGCGTCAGCCAAATCAAGGCGCAGATCGAGGAGACGGCGTCCGACTACGACAAGGAAAAGCTGCAGGAGCGGTTGGCGAAACTCGCCGGCGGCGTCGCGGTCATCCGCGTCGGCGGCGCGACCGAGCTTGAAGTGAAGGAAAAGAAGGACCGCATCGACGATGCCCTGAACGCTACGCGCGCGGCGGTCGAAGAAGGCATCGTTCCCGGCGGCGGGGTGGCGCTGCTCCGAGCAAAATCGGCCCTTGTCGGTCTCACCGACGATAACGCCGACGTAACGGCAGGCATCTCGATCGTGCGCCGAGCCCTGGAAGCACCAATCCGCCAGATCGCCGACAATGCCGGTGTGGAAGGTTCGATCGTTGTCGGAAAGCTTGTCGACGGTAGGGATCACAACCAAGGGTTCGACGCACAGACGGAAACCTATGTCGATATGATCAAGGCCGGCATCGTCGATCCCGCCAAGGTCGTACGGACAGCATTGCGGGACGCTGGCTCGATCGCGTCACTTCTGATCACCGCCGAAGCCATGATCGCCGATATTCCCGAGAGAGGGTCTCCCCAAAGCACCGGAAACGGCGCCGTGGATAGTATGGGATACTGA
- a CDS encoding cytochrome c — MFRLGIGFACFATSAFGLQPLGAAADDPAIARGEYLVTMGGCNDCHTPGYFFGKPDSSRFLGGSDVGFEIPGEGVFIGRNITPDKETGIGSWTREQIVTAIQTGQRPDGRMLAPIMPWHAFAQLTKEDAGAIAAFLQSLKPVSHQVPGPFKPGEKVSTFMFRILPPGETAAAAPK; from the coding sequence ATGTTTCGGTTGGGCATTGGGTTCGCATGTTTCGCCACCTCTGCTTTTGGGCTACAGCCTCTCGGGGCCGCTGCCGACGATCCCGCAATTGCGCGAGGGGAATATCTCGTCACAATGGGCGGCTGCAACGACTGCCACACACCGGGATATTTTTTCGGAAAGCCGGACAGCTCACGCTTTCTCGGCGGGTCGGATGTAGGCTTCGAAATTCCCGGGGAGGGTGTTTTCATCGGTCGCAACATCACGCCCGACAAGGAGACCGGCATCGGCAGCTGGACTAGGGAGCAGATTGTGACTGCCATTCAGACCGGGCAGCGCCCCGACGGCCGCATGCTGGCGCCGATCATGCCGTGGCACGCATTTGCGCAACTCACAAAAGAAGACGCAGGCGCAATTGCAGCATTCCTTCAAAGCCTGAAGCCGGTAAGCCATCAGGTGCCGGGCCCGTTTAAGCCAGGGGAAAAGGTATCAACCTTTATGTTCAGGATCTTGCCACCGGGCGAAACCGCGGCCGCAGCGCCAAAATAG
- a CDS encoding chaperone modulator CbpM, with protein sequence MKLTERQVLEQFDIVTRKQLRQWVHSGWIVPAQGERGPSFDDVDVARIRLVCELRRDMNVNDDAVPIILALLDQLYGLRRELRTLATALLEQPDEVRQQLKQALLSPIGQQH encoded by the coding sequence ATGAAATTGACGGAGAGGCAAGTCCTTGAACAGTTCGACATTGTAACCCGCAAACAGCTGCGCCAGTGGGTGCACAGCGGCTGGATCGTGCCGGCTCAAGGCGAGCGCGGGCCCTCATTTGACGACGTCGACGTCGCTCGCATCCGCCTGGTTTGTGAACTCCGGCGCGACATGAACGTCAACGATGACGCTGTGCCGATCATCCTTGCGCTGCTGGATCAGCTCTATGGGCTGAGGCGGGAGCTTAGAACACTCGCGACTGCGCTGCTGGAGCAGCCTGATGAGGTACGCCAGCAATTGAAGCAGGCGCTCTTGTCGCCTATTGGCCAGCAACATTAG
- a CDS encoding DnaJ C-terminal domain-containing protein, producing MTDDPYQILGVPRTGKPDEIRKAYRKRAKELHPDLHPGDKEVETKFKALSAAYHLLSDPEQRARFDRGEIDASGAERPQQHFYRHYADADHARRYGSAGGTGEFEDVSDIFADLFGQGGAGGRFKARGQDRHYHLELEFLDAVNGARRRITFPDGNTLDLAIPAGTRDGSTLRLRGKGTPGIAGGEPGDALIEISVRSHSVFRREGNDIEIDLPITLYEAVLGAKIEVPTISGRVSMTIPKGSNTGDILRLRGKGVKSQHGPAGDQRVTLKVVLPTATDPDLERFMETWRRSHAYDPREALGRTT from the coding sequence GTGACTGATGATCCCTATCAGATACTCGGCGTTCCGCGTACCGGCAAACCGGATGAGATCCGCAAAGCCTACCGCAAGCGCGCAAAGGAGCTGCACCCAGATCTCCATCCAGGCGACAAGGAGGTGGAAACCAAATTCAAGGCGCTTTCCGCAGCCTACCATTTGCTGAGCGATCCCGAGCAGCGGGCCCGGTTCGACCGGGGCGAGATCGATGCATCGGGGGCTGAACGGCCGCAGCAGCACTTTTACAGGCACTACGCCGATGCAGACCACGCACGGCGGTATGGATCAGCGGGCGGAACTGGTGAATTCGAAGATGTGTCGGACATCTTCGCGGATCTTTTCGGGCAGGGCGGGGCAGGGGGCCGTTTCAAGGCGCGTGGGCAGGACCGTCATTATCACCTCGAACTCGAGTTCCTGGACGCGGTAAACGGCGCCCGACGCCGCATCACCTTTCCCGACGGTAACACGCTCGACTTAGCCATTCCTGCTGGGACACGTGATGGCAGCACGCTGCGGCTGAGGGGCAAGGGGACGCCGGGGATTGCTGGCGGGGAACCCGGAGATGCCTTAATCGAAATTAGTGTCCGTTCTCACTCGGTCTTCCGCCGTGAAGGCAACGACATCGAAATAGATCTGCCAATTACGCTTTATGAAGCTGTGCTTGGTGCAAAGATCGAAGTGCCGACGATCTCCGGCCGCGTATCGATGACCATCCCTAAGGGTTCAAATACGGGCGACATCCTGCGTCTGAGGGGCAAAGGGGTGAAGTCGCAACACGGCCCCGCCGGGGATCAGCGTGTTACGCTGAAGGTCGTTCTGCCGACGGCGACCGATCCCGATCTCGAGCGATTCATGGAAACGTGGCGGCGGAGCCACGCTTATGACCCGCGCGAGGCTCTAGGGAGGACCACATGA
- a CDS encoding response regulator, which yields MTERRLRVLVVEDESMIAMLIEDTLCELGHEVAATASRMQEALDIARKGQFDIAIIDVNLDGEPSYPVADILAERNVPFIFATGYGSKGLDTRYSNIPLLTKPFLDSELEAVLVQISKEV from the coding sequence ATGACAGAGCGCAGACTTCGGGTTCTCGTGGTCGAAGACGAATCCATGATCGCCATGCTGATTGAAGATACACTATGCGAACTCGGGCATGAGGTCGCCGCTACAGCCTCTCGGATGCAGGAGGCGCTCGATATCGCGCGGAAAGGGCAGTTTGACATCGCCATCATCGACGTCAACCTGGACGGGGAGCCCAGTTATCCCGTCGCGGACATTTTGGCGGAGCGCAACGTGCCCTTCATTTTTGCCACGGGCTATGGCAGCAAAGGCCTGGATACAAGGTATTCGAACATCCCCTTGCTGACGAAGCCGTTTTTGGACAGCGAACTGGAAGCCGTACTCGTGCAGATCTCAAAGGAAGTTTAG